Proteins encoded by one window of Anopheles maculipalpis chromosome 2RL, idAnoMacuDA_375_x, whole genome shotgun sequence:
- the LOC126556907 gene encoding ribosome quality control complex subunit NEMF homolog, which yields MTKTRFNTYDVVCSVTELQKLIGMRVNQIYDIDNKTYLIRLARNEEKVVLLMESGLRFHTTSFEWPKNVAPSGFTMKMRKHLKNKRLESLQQLGVDRIVDFQFGSGEAAYHIILELYDRGNILLTDCDLRILNILRPHVEGEELRFAVREKYPTGRAKQDNGPPSMEQIKEAILKAHPGDTLRTALNPILEYGASVIDHVLHKQGLFGCRIGGELPTDSTLPKKVKKKQKNIAKEFSKVFDMETDLAPLMSAINEAENMLREAQKQPSPGYIIQKKEVRPTKEGEKEEYYFTNLEYQPYLYNQYQGEPFKAFDSFTTAVDEFYSSLESQKIDLKAFAQEREALKKLSNVKTDHAKRIEELTKAQLEDRKKAELITRNQDLVNKALLAVQSALAAQMSWTDIQDLVKAAQANKDPVASCIRQLKLEINHISLYLTDPYASLDEQSSSEEEEDSEREADEAKLEPMVVDVDLALSAFANARRYYDQRRFAARKEQKTIESSSKALKNAERKTIQTLKDVRTQTTISKVRKVYWFEKFYWFVSSENYLVIGGRDQQQNELIVKRYMRPTDIYVHAEIQGASSVIIKNPAGGEIPPKTLLEAGTMAISYSVAWDAKVVTSAYWVHSDQVSKTAPTGEYLTTGSFMIRGRKNFLPPCHLVLGLSFLFKLEDSSVERHRGERRVRTFDDESVVSKDDVRSEISEQPDQEIKLDDVESDREDDHDALKGQQEAVGEEALPEKVSQLSIVKETDENIEQEMDQEEQGLPQFPDTHIKVEHDTGKVSVRPDPVLQRLTSEPDSESAFQIFLGDDKPYIIQPSAPRKKQISKSKQKAKDQKEKEQKAKEKQSAPAKEDPQKQGQLKRGQKAKMRKIKEKYKDQDDDDRKLIMDILKSAGNRKQEEEVKDDGDKRSDGQGGEKGGDRKRTPRLKPGEFEELGDDTPAAADLDMLDTLTGQPVEEDELLFAIPVVAPYQSLHNYKYKVKLTPGTGKRGKASKMALQIFLKDKQCTPREKDLLKAVKDEVLARNIPGKVKLSAPQMQKVRK from the exons ATGACGAAAACACGCTTCAATACGTACGATGTCGTGTGCTCCGTTACGGAGTTACAGAA ATTGATCGGTATGCGTGTGAATCAAATCTACGACATCGACAACAAAACCTACCTGATCCGGTTAGCTCGCAATGAGGAAAAGGTCGTGCTGCTGATGGAATCTGGCCTGCGCTTTCACACCACCAGCTTTGAGTGGCCCAAGAACGTGGCCCCGTCCGGGTTTACGATGAAAATGCGCAAGCATCTGAAGAACAAACGGTTGGAAAGTTTGCAGCAGCTCGGTGTGGATCGTATCGTAGACTTTCAGTTCGGATCGGGTGAAGCGGCGTACCACATTATTCTAGAGCTGTACGATAGGGGCAACATACTGCTCACGGATTGCGATCTGCGCATTTTGAACATTCTACGACCGCACGTAGAAGGCGAAGAGTTACGGTTTGCGGTGCGCGAGAAGTATCCGACGGGCCGTGCCAAACAGGACAATGGTCCACCGTCGATGGAACAGATTAAGGAAGCGATCCTGAAGGCACATCCGGGTGACACACTGCGCACGGCACTAAACCCAATTCTGGAGTATGGTGCATCGGTCATTGATCACGTGCTGCACAAGCAAGGTTTGTTCGGGTGCCGTATCGGAGGTGAACTTCCGACCGATTCCACACTGCCCAAGAaggtgaaaaagaaacagaaaaacattGCGAAAGAGTTTTCGAAAGTGTTCGACATGGAGACGGACCTTGCACCACTGATGAGTGCTATCAACGAGGCAGAAAACATGCTACGGGAAGCTCAAAAACAACCATCGCCCGGATATATCATACAGAAGAAGGAGGTAAGACCGACAAAGGAAGGTGAAAAAGAGGAGTATTACTTCACCAATCTGGAGTACCAGCCGTACTTGTACAATCAGTACCAGGGTGAACCGTTTAAGGCGTTCGATTCGTTCACGACAGCGGTGGACGAGTTTTACTCTTCGCTGGAAAGCCAAAAGATTGATCTGAAGGCATTCGCCCAAGAGCGCGAGGCACTGAAGAAGCTGTCGAACGTAAAGACCGATCATGCTAAACGTATCGAAGAATTGACCAAGGCACAGCTGGAAGATCGTAAAAAGGCGGAACTGATTACACGCAATCAGGATTTGGTGAACAAAGCGCTGCTTGCGGTGCAGAGTGCACTGGCGGCGCAAATGTCCTGGACCGACATACAGGATTTGGTGAAGGCGGCCCAAGCAAACAAGGATCCGGTGGCATCCTGCATTCGGCAGCTAAAGCTCGAGATTAATCACATTTCGCTGTATCTGACCGATCCGTACGCTTCGTTGGATGAGCAAAGCAGTagcgaagaggaagaggatAGCGAACGGGAGGCCGATGAAGCGAAGCTGGAACCGATGGTGGTCGATGTGGATCTCGCACTGTCAGCTTTTGCCAACGCAAGGCGCTACTACGATCAGCGACGTTTTGCAGCACGCAAGGAACAGAAAACGATCGAGTCCAGCTCGAAAGCGTTGAAGAACGCGGAACGGAAAACGATACAGACACTGAAGGATGTCCGCACGCAGACGACCATCTCGAAGGTACGGAAGGTGTATTGGTTCGAGAAGTTTTATTGGTTTGTTAGCTCGGAAAACTATCTGGTGATTGGTGGACGGGATCAGCAACAGAACGAGCTGATTGTGAAGCGTTACATGCGACCGACGGACATTTACGTGCATGCCGAAATTCAGGGCGCATCGAGCGTGATAATCAAAAACCCGGCTGGAGGTGAGATTCCTCCGAAAACTCTACTAGAAGCGGGCACGATGGCCATCTCGTACAGCGTTGCGTGGGATGCGAAGGTAGTGACGAGCGCTTACTGGGTGCACAGTGACCAGGTCAGCAAAACTGCACCAACAGGAGAATATCTCACGACCGGTAGTTTCATGATCCGAGGGCGGAAAAACTTCCTGCCACCCTGTCACCTGGTGTTGGGATTATCGTTTCTATTCAAGCTAGAGGACAGCTCGGTCGAGCGACATCGTGGAGAGCGTCGAGTGAGAACGTTTGATGATGAATCGGTCGTTAGTAAGGATGATGTGCGATCGGAAATATCCGAGCAACCTGACCAAGAGATTAAGCTGGATGATGTTGAATCGGATCGGGAGGACGATCACGATGCGTTAAAAGGCCAACAGGAAGCGGTAGGTGAGGAGGCATTGCCTGAAAAGGTTTCCCAGCTGTCCATCGTAAAAGAGACGGATGAAAACATCGAACAGGAGATGGACCAAGAAGAGCAAGGCTTGCCCCAGTTCCCCGATACACACATCAAGGTGGAACACGACACCGGCAAAGTGTCGGTTCGTCCCGATCCTGTACTGCAGCGTCTAACGTCGGAGCCGGACTCCGAATCTGCCTTCCAAATCTTTCTTGGCGATGATAAGCCGTACATAATTCAACCATCCGCACCACGCAAAAAGCAGATCTCGAAGAGCAAACAGAAGGCAAAGGATCAGAAAGAGAAGGAACAGAAagcgaaggaaaagcaaaGTGCTCCGGCAAAGGAGGATCCACAAAAGCAAGGTCAGCTGAAGCGTGGCCAGAAGGCAAAGATGCGTAAAATCAAGGAGAAGTATAAGGATCAGGACGATGACGATCGGAAGCTAATTATGGATATTCTAAAATCGGCTGGCAATCGTAAGCAGGAGGAAGAGGTGAAGGACGACGGGGACAAGCGGTCCGATGGGCAGGGCGGTGAGAAAGGTGGTGATCGGAAACGTACGCCGCGACTAAAACCGGGTGAGTTTGAAGAGTTGGGCGATGATACACCGGCCGCTGCCGATTTAGACATGCTGGATACGTTGACCGGTCAACCGGTTGAGGAGGACGAGCTGCTGTTTGCAATTCCGGTGGTGGCACCTTACCAATCGCTACACAACTACAAGTACAAGGTGAAGTTAACGCCCGGCACCGGGAAGCGTGGCAAGGCGAGCAAGATGGCACTGCAAATTTTCCTCAAAGATAAGCAATGTACGCCACGGGAAAAGGATCTGCTGAAGGCGGTGAAAGATGAGGTGCTGGCTAGGAACATTCCCGGCAAGGTGAAACTGTCCGCACCCCAGATGCAGAAGGTACGAAAGTGA